A region from the Deinococcus sp. KSM4-11 genome encodes:
- a CDS encoding GNAT family N-acetyltransferase — protein sequence MTEPAVTLTDMHVKLREALPGDFDTIRDLLTRCGLTTGSVTPDGCTYWIADLDGVPGGCIGLEHGPGVSLIRSTAVVPEARSQGLGRALVTSALTQASLLGNHTVYLFSEEAGEYWRRFGFEPTAPGEIIGALPDAPQVRSGLTKGWIHAEQAWKYVLPSGTLA from the coding sequence ATGACTGAACCCGCCGTCACCCTGACCGACATGCACGTCAAACTCCGCGAGGCGCTGCCCGGCGATTTCGACACCATCCGCGACCTGCTCACGCGCTGCGGACTGACCACCGGGAGCGTCACGCCGGACGGCTGCACGTACTGGATTGCCGACCTGGACGGCGTGCCCGGCGGGTGCATCGGCCTGGAGCACGGGCCGGGCGTGTCGCTGATCCGCTCGACGGCCGTGGTGCCGGAAGCCCGTTCGCAGGGGCTGGGCCGCGCGCTGGTCACGTCGGCGCTCACGCAGGCGTCGCTGCTGGGCAATCACACCGTGTACCTGTTCAGCGAGGAAGCTGGAGAATACTGGCGGCGCTTCGGCTTCGAGCCGACGGCGCCGGGCGAGATCATCGGGGCGTTGCCGGACGCGCCGCAGGTGCGCAGCGGCCTGACCAAGGGCTGGATTCATGCGGAGCAGGCGTGGAAATACGTCCTGCCGTCCGGCACGCTGGCATGA
- a CDS encoding N-acetyltransferase — protein sequence MTLLGLDSIAVPDVHPDAPLTGRKAKLSDIEAIHELIGYWAARGQMLVRSRALLAETIRDFHLIFAEPHAGRPGGLAGVCGLHLLAPDLAEVRGLAIHPNLQGRGLGKQLVAACEVEARAIDLPALFAWTYQQTFFERCGFTRIDKTNLHPKVWSECQRCAFFENCNEIAMHKDLTAG from the coding sequence ATGACGCTCCTCGGACTGGATTCCATTGCCGTGCCGGACGTCCACCCGGACGCGCCGCTCACGGGCCGCAAGGCGAAACTGTCGGACATCGAGGCGATCCACGAGCTGATCGGCTACTGGGCCGCGCGCGGGCAGATGCTGGTGCGCTCCCGCGCGCTGCTGGCCGAGACCATCCGGGATTTCCACCTGATCTTCGCGGAACCCCACGCGGGCAGGCCCGGCGGGCTGGCGGGCGTGTGCGGCCTGCACCTGCTCGCGCCGGATCTGGCGGAGGTGCGCGGGCTGGCCATCCACCCGAACCTCCAGGGGCGAGGCCTGGGCAAGCAGCTCGTGGCCGCCTGCGAGGTCGAGGCCCGCGCCATCGACCTCCCGGCGCTGTTCGCGTGGACGTACCAGCAGACGTTCTTCGAGCGCTGCGGCTTTACCCGCATCGACAAGACTAACCTGCACCCGAAAGTCTGGAGCGAGTGCCAGCGCTGCGCGTTCTTCGAGAACTGCAACGAGATCGCCATGCACAAAGACCTCACCGCCGGGTAA
- a CDS encoding GNAT family N-acetyltransferase, translating into MTDQRTSTQEHIRLAQSSDRDTVTRVFHEAGLDTDATLAEGTTYWVMERGEQAVGAIGLEHGDGVSLLRGAAIIPSARGGGLGRRLIMSAIEYAQGRGDRAIYMFSKGGDWGTFGFTQVPLAVVMGDIPDAPQVQAYRARGERPGGTTWMRDLSAS; encoded by the coding sequence ATGACCGATCAACGCACCAGCACGCAGGAACACATCCGACTGGCACAGAGCAGCGACCGCGACACCGTCACCCGCGTCTTCCACGAGGCCGGACTGGACACCGACGCTACCCTGGCGGAGGGCACCACGTACTGGGTGATGGAGCGCGGCGAGCAGGCGGTCGGGGCGATCGGGCTGGAGCATGGCGACGGCGTGAGCCTGCTGCGCGGCGCGGCCATCATTCCCTCGGCGCGCGGCGGCGGGCTGGGGCGGCGGCTGATCATGAGCGCCATCGAGTACGCGCAGGGGCGCGGCGACCGGGCGATCTACATGTTCAGCAAGGGCGGCGACTGGGGCACCTTCGGCTTCACGCAGGTGCCGCTGGCCGTCGTCATGGGCGACATTCCGGATGCGCCGCAGGTGCAGGCGTACCGCGCGCGCGGCGAGCGGCCGGGCGGCACCACCTGGATGCGCGACCTGTCGGCCAGCTGA
- the argH gene encoding argininosuccinate lyase: protein MTNQTQDKKLWGGRFAEATDGLVELFNASVGFDQRLAEQDIRGSLAHVAMLGQVGILDAAEVAQITAGLKTVLADIRAGTFEWRLDREDVHMNVEAALRDRIGPVAGKLHTARSRNDQVAVDFRLFTKEAALDLADKTRVLRAVMLAEAQKHLADEVILPGYTHLQVAQPILLSHWFMAYVAMLERDEGRFRDAAERMDESPLGSSALAGTPWPIDRHATASALGFARPTANSLDGVGSRDFALEFLSACAILSAHLSRLSEELILYSTFEFGFLTLPDSHTTGSSIMPQKKNPDVSELARGKAGRVFGNLMGLLTVVKGTPLAYNKDLQEDKEGVFDSYDTVSIVLRLYAEMLPKTVWHAQATQAAAARGYSTATDVADFLARQGVPFREAHEVVGGLVGVASRSGRQLWELTDEELRAAHPLLNAQVAQALTVQASVKNRASYGGTSPQRVREAIVAAQEALKQ from the coding sequence ATGACCAATCAAACGCAGGACAAGAAACTCTGGGGGGGCCGCTTTGCGGAGGCCACCGACGGCCTCGTGGAGCTGTTCAACGCGTCGGTGGGCTTCGATCAGCGGCTGGCCGAGCAGGACATCCGAGGCAGCCTGGCGCACGTGGCGATGCTGGGGCAGGTCGGCATTCTGGACGCGGCCGAGGTCGCGCAGATCACGGCCGGTCTGAAGACCGTGCTGGCGGACATCCGGGCCGGAACCTTCGAGTGGCGGCTGGATCGCGAGGACGTGCACATGAACGTCGAGGCGGCCCTCCGTGACCGGATCGGGCCGGTGGCGGGCAAGTTGCACACGGCCAGGAGCCGGAACGATCAGGTGGCGGTGGACTTCCGGCTGTTCACGAAGGAAGCGGCCCTCGATCTGGCCGACAAGACGCGGGTCCTGCGCGCCGTGATGCTCGCGGAGGCACAGAAGCACCTGGCGGACGAGGTGATCCTGCCGGGGTACACGCACCTTCAGGTGGCGCAGCCGATCCTGCTGAGCCACTGGTTCATGGCCTATGTCGCCATGTTGGAGCGCGACGAGGGCCGCTTCCGGGACGCGGCCGAGCGCATGGATGAATCGCCGCTGGGAAGTTCCGCGTTGGCGGGCACGCCCTGGCCGATCGACCGCCACGCGACGGCTTCGGCGCTGGGCTTCGCGCGCCCGACGGCGAACTCGCTGGACGGCGTGGGCAGCCGCGATTTCGCGCTGGAGTTCCTGAGTGCGTGCGCGATCCTGTCGGCGCACCTGTCGCGCCTGAGCGAGGAACTGATCCTGTACTCGACCTTCGAGTTCGGCTTCCTGACCCTGCCGGACAGCCACACCACGGGCAGCAGCATCATGCCGCAGAAGAAGAACCCGGACGTGTCCGAACTCGCGCGCGGCAAGGCGGGCCGCGTGTTCGGGAACCTGATGGGCCTGCTGACGGTCGTGAAGGGCACGCCCCTGGCCTACAACAAGGACTTGCAGGAGGACAAGGAGGGTGTGTTCGACAGTTACGACACCGTGTCCATCGTGCTGCGCCTGTATGCCGAGATGCTGCCCAAGACCGTGTGGCACGCCCAGGCCACGCAGGCGGCCGCCGCGCGCGGCTACAGCACCGCCACCGATGTCGCGGACTTCCTCGCCCGGCAGGGCGTGCCCTTCCGCGAGGCGCACGAGGTCGTGGGCGGGCTGGTCGGCGTGGCCTCGCGCTCCGGGCGGCAGTTGTGGGAACTCACGGACGAGGAGCTGCGGGCCGCCCACCCGCTGCTGAACGCCCAGGTCGCGCAGGCCCTGACCGTGCAGGCAAGCGTGAAGAACCGCGCCAGCTACGGCGGCACCTCGCCCCAGCGCGTGCGCGAGGCCATCGTGGCCGCGCAGGAGGCCCTGAAGCAATGA